A section of the Methanococcus vannielii SB genome encodes:
- a CDS encoding polyprenyl synthetase family protein, whose protein sequence is MVFDRAILSKIDSELENYVEKDTNLYNASKHLLFAGGKRIRPYLSVLTYLLKRDDISEVLAPAISVELIHNYTLIHDDIMDNDDERRGKPTVHIVYGEPTAILAGDLLYAKAFEALSNIGDSKKALEVLKVLSKACVEVCEGQTDDMEFENEFPTLEEYLSMISKKTGALIVAPIEIGAIMAECSSEEREALYNYAKRIGMTFQIQDDVLDLIGDQKTIGKPVGSDILEGKKTIIVIHAIENLPNDKKERLLQILGNKNASKEEIAEAIVILSDSIEYVKDIMKNATNEAKECLKIFDSERRKNLEKVADFIIERIH, encoded by the coding sequence ATGGTATTTGATAGGGCAATTTTATCTAAAATCGATTCCGAGCTTGAAAATTACGTGGAAAAAGATACTAATCTGTACAATGCGTCAAAACACTTATTATTTGCGGGCGGAAAGAGGATAAGGCCATACCTTTCAGTTCTAACGTATCTTTTGAAAAGAGATGATATTTCAGAAGTTTTAGCCCCTGCAATTTCTGTTGAACTGATTCATAACTATACACTAATTCATGACGATATAATGGATAATGATGATGAAAGGCGTGGAAAACCAACTGTCCATATCGTTTACGGTGAACCAACTGCAATTTTAGCAGGCGATTTATTATATGCAAAGGCTTTTGAAGCTCTTTCAAATATTGGTGACAGTAAAAAAGCCCTTGAAGTTTTAAAAGTTCTATCAAAAGCATGTGTTGAAGTTTGTGAAGGCCAAACTGACGACATGGAGTTTGAAAACGAATTTCCAACACTTGAAGAATATTTAAGCATGATTTCGAAAAAAACAGGAGCTTTAATAGTCGCCCCTATTGAAATAGGTGCAATCATGGCAGAATGTTCTTCTGAAGAAAGAGAAGCACTTTATAACTATGCAAAAAGAATTGGAATGACTTTTCAAATTCAGGATGATGTTTTAGATTTGATTGGAGACCAAAAAACAATTGGAAAGCCCGTTGGAAGCGATATTCTTGAAGGTAAAAAAACAATAATTGTCATTCACGCAATTGAAAATTTACCCAATGATAAAAAAGAAAGACTTTTACAGATTTTAGGGAATAAAAATGCTTCAAAAGAAGAAATAGCCGAAGCAATAGTAATTTTAAGTGATTCAATAGAATATGTTAAAGATATAATGAAAAATGCTACAAATGAAGCTAAAGAATGTTTAAAAATTTTTGATTCAGAACGAAGAAAAAACCTTGAAAAAGTTGCGGATTTTATAATTGAAAGAATTCATTAA
- a CDS encoding DUF2118 domain-containing protein, translating to MKIPKIYIEGELNDNNKVVIENEGKKIIFLEKEDEYFGDGKVLYQVIYDDLSKYLVLNKLKKDIFIKFPDNRTFSYIKKGTELILVPAEGYKVYPILDFGYRVLKGYRLAGLESKKGDIRYVNSPVNGTVVFMNEIPSERPNYVFYILEE from the coding sequence ATGAAAATTCCTAAAATTTATATTGAAGGGGAATTAAACGATAATAATAAGGTAGTTATTGAAAACGAAGGAAAAAAGATAATTTTTTTAGAAAAAGAAGATGAGTATTTTGGAGATGGCAAGGTACTTTATCAGGTTATATATGACGATCTTTCAAAATATCTTGTTTTAAATAAACTTAAAAAAGATATTTTTATAAAATTTCCAGATAACAGAACATTTTCATACATTAAAAAAGGGACAGAATTAATTTTAGTACCTGCTGAAGGATACAAAGTTTATCCTATCCTTGATTTTGGATATCGGGTTTTAAAAGGGTATCGTTTAGCAGGCCTTGAAAGTAAGAAGGGGGACATTAGATATGTTAATTCACCAGTAAATGGGACCGTAGTATTCATGAATGAAATTCCCTCAGAGCGCCCAAATTATGTATTTTATATATTAGAAGAATAG
- a CDS encoding TIGR04013 family B12-binding domain/radical SAM domain-containing protein, whose translation MIGFRITPKNRYSISKLYPLVSGTLFNNFNDLVRHLEEINILIYSFMSMQRNEVLKEIKEIKRLKKDIILIAGGAHPSGAPKDTVDMGFEYVIVGEGEITLPKLVNLIKTGKSPKDAIIFGEPVENFEEFNKIWPLAPIEITRGCPYNCRFCQTPQIFGKNVRHRSIDSIVKIVKTMGDIRFVTPNAFSYGSKTGTKPDIEKLENLMKKLFEIKNRLFFGTFPSEVRPEFVTSKTLELVNKYCDNTFIHFGAQSGSNEVLNYIRRGHSVLDIINAVENCREYALTPKVDFIFGFPDENEFQRKESIDLMKYIIKKNGKVHAHYFMPLCGTYFENNNPEPLEKEVLDILGKMAKKGQITGSWGYQYSEKNSFK comes from the coding sequence ATGATTGGATTTCGAATAACACCAAAAAATAGATACAGTATCTCAAAATTGTACCCTTTAGTATCAGGAACTTTATTTAACAATTTTAACGATTTAGTAAGGCATTTAGAAGAAATTAATATATTAATATATTCATTTATGAGTATGCAGCGAAATGAAGTTTTAAAAGAAATAAAAGAAATAAAAAGATTAAAAAAAGATATAATATTAATTGCAGGAGGGGCACACCCTTCAGGAGCGCCAAAGGATACGGTTGACATGGGTTTTGAATATGTAATTGTTGGTGAAGGTGAAATTACTCTTCCAAAACTCGTAAATTTAATAAAAACTGGAAAAAGTCCCAAAGATGCGATAATTTTTGGAGAACCTGTTGAAAATTTTGAAGAGTTTAACAAGATTTGGCCACTTGCACCAATTGAAATTACAAGGGGATGCCCATATAATTGTAGGTTTTGCCAAACCCCCCAAATATTTGGAAAAAACGTACGACATAGAAGTATTGATAGTATTGTAAAAATTGTAAAGACAATGGGGGACATTAGATTTGTAACTCCGAATGCCTTTTCTTATGGCTCAAAAACAGGAACAAAGCCAGATATTGAAAAGCTGGAAAATTTAATGAAGAAACTTTTTGAAATTAAAAACCGATTATTTTTTGGAACGTTTCCTTCTGAAGTGAGGCCTGAATTTGTAACTTCAAAAACTCTTGAATTAGTAAATAAGTATTGTGACAATACATTTATTCATTTTGGTGCTCAAAGTGGTAGCAACGAAGTACTTAATTATATTAGAAGGGGGCATTCTGTATTAGATATAATAAATGCAGTTGAAAATTGTAGGGAATATGCATTAACTCCCAAAGTAGATTTTATATTTGGTTTTCCAGATGAAAACGAATTTCAGCGAAAGGAAAGTATCGATTTAATGAAATACATCATTAAAAAGAATGGTAAGGTTCATGCACACTATTTCATGCCATTATGTGGAACTTATTTTGAAAATAACAATCCTGAGCCACTTGAAAAAGAAGTGTTAGATATTTTGGGAAAAATGGCAAAAAAAGGGCAAATTACTGGTTCATGGGGATATCAGTATTCTGAAAAAAATAGTTTTAAGTGA
- a CDS encoding gamma carbonic anhydrase family protein produces MAKIAKNATVIGNVELSKDVNIWYGAVIRGDINKITIKEGSNIQDNCVVHCSKEFPTFIGKNVSIGHGAVIHGCIIDDNVLIGMNSTVLNGAKIGKNSIIGANALVSQNKEIPPNSLVLGVPGKVMRTLTLEEIESIKDNALRYLELSRSL; encoded by the coding sequence ATGGCAAAAATTGCAAAAAATGCAACAGTTATTGGAAATGTTGAACTCTCTAAAGATGTAAATATCTGGTATGGCGCAGTCATTAGGGGAGATATAAACAAAATTACAATTAAAGAAGGTTCAAATATTCAAGATAACTGTGTTGTGCACTGTTCTAAGGAATTCCCTACATTTATTGGTAAAAACGTATCAATTGGACATGGTGCAGTAATCCATGGTTGTATAATTGATGATAACGTTCTTATTGGAATGAACTCTACGGTTTTAAATGGTGCTAAAATTGGTAAAAATTCAATAATCGGCGCAAATGCACTTGTTTCTCAAAATAAAGAAATTCCGCCAAATAGTCTTGTTTTAGGAGTTCCCGGAAAAGTTATGCGAACTTTAACTCTTGAAGAAATAGAATCTATAAAAGATAATGCATTAAGATATTTGGAATTATCAAGAAGTTTATAA
- the ribH gene encoding 6,7-dimethyl-8-ribityllumazine synthase, with the protein MVNLGFVIAEFNRDLTYMMEKLAEEHAQFLGANVVCKVMVPGSFDMPLAIKTLLKKDNIDAVVTIGCVIEGDTEHDEIVVQNAARKIADLSLEFEKPVALGISGPGMTRMQAEDRIDYGKSAVEAAVKMVKRINDIKNSN; encoded by the coding sequence ATGGTTAATTTAGGATTTGTTATTGCAGAATTTAACCGGGATTTAACGTACATGATGGAAAAGTTAGCTGAAGAACACGCTCAATTTTTAGGGGCTAACGTAGTATGTAAAGTAATGGTTCCAGGTTCATTTGACATGCCCTTGGCGATAAAAACACTTCTTAAAAAAGATAATATTGATGCAGTAGTTACAATTGGTTGTGTTATTGAAGGAGACACTGAACACGATGAAATTGTGGTACAAAACGCAGCACGAAAGATTGCAGATTTATCTTTAGAATTTGAAAAACCTGTTGCTTTAGGGATTTCTGGGCCTGGAATGACGAGGATGCAGGCAGAAGATAGAATTGATTATGGAAAAAGTGCAGTTGAAGCAGCGGTTAAAATGGTAAAAAGAATTAATGATATTAAAAACAGTAATTAA
- the hisE gene encoding phosphoribosyl-ATP diphosphatase, which produces MDALKEVYSTIEKRIKEKPEGSYVVKLTTNDKKTAVNKICEKIGEEAAETILAAKDNDKSEIIYESADLIFHTFVLLAKFGISYEELNEEFKKRMK; this is translated from the coding sequence ATGGATGCATTAAAAGAAGTTTATTCTACAATTGAAAAAAGGATTAAAGAAAAACCTGAAGGTTCGTACGTTGTTAAATTAACGACTAACGACAAAAAAACAGCAGTAAACAAGATTTGTGAAAAAATTGGCGAAGAAGCGGCAGAAACGATTCTTGCAGCAAAAGATAATGATAAATCAGAAATAATTTATGAAAGTGCAGATTTAATTTTTCACACGTTTGTCTTACTTGCAAAATTCGGAATTTCTTATGAAGAATTAAACGAAGAATTTAAAAAAAGAATGAAATAA
- a CDS encoding CBS domain-containing protein: MELTVVQKEILQELLQIYKEKNKAVKGTEIAVRLSRNPGTIRNQMQALRALNLVDGVPGPKGGYIPTSQTYRSLGLEIKEEIVVPIYKGEERIEGVNVTKIVFDTVTHERSCSSKIYIAGDTRKFSENDIVKIGPTHHNKIVILGKVVGRDDINHILLIDVIGVASVPYISVSEVGTKDELISIRPDETVKNTAKVLSEKNISGIPIMEDKKLLGIISLHDIADAVSKGLENEKVSKIMATNTFTISKDKKIYDALILMEKNNVGRLIIVNEYEDTVGIITRTDILKLIEGTIFPKILKGYLK, from the coding sequence ATGGAGCTAACAGTTGTTCAAAAAGAAATATTGCAGGAATTACTCCAAATATATAAAGAAAAAAATAAGGCTGTTAAAGGAACTGAAATTGCCGTTAGATTAAGTAGAAATCCTGGAACTATTAGAAACCAGATGCAAGCTTTAAGGGCTTTAAACCTCGTAGATGGAGTTCCCGGGCCAAAGGGCGGATACATTCCCACAAGCCAAACTTATAGGTCATTAGGGCTCGAAATTAAGGAAGAAATTGTTGTTCCAATTTATAAGGGTGAAGAAAGAATTGAAGGAGTAAATGTTACTAAAATTGTCTTTGATACCGTAACTCATGAAAGGTCATGTTCTTCAAAGATATATATTGCAGGAGACACAAGAAAATTTTCTGAAAACGATATTGTAAAAATTGGGCCAACTCACCACAATAAAATTGTAATACTTGGAAAAGTTGTTGGACGGGATGATATTAACCATATTTTACTTATAGACGTAATTGGCGTTGCAAGTGTCCCATATATTTCTGTATCAGAAGTTGGAACTAAAGATGAATTGATAAGTATTAGACCCGATGAAACAGTTAAAAACACTGCAAAAGTGCTATCTGAAAAAAATATTAGTGGAATTCCAATAATGGAAGATAAAAAACTTTTAGGAATAATAAGTCTTCATGATATTGCTGACGCAGTTTCAAAAGGTCTTGAAAACGAAAAAGTATCTAAAATCATGGCCACAAATACATTCACAATCTCGAAAGATAAAAAAATATACGATGCGCTTATTTTAATGGAAAAAAATAACGTTGGAAGGTTAATTATTGTAAATGAATATGAAGATACCGTTGGAATTATTACAAGAACAGATATTTTAAAATTAATTGAAGGAACAATATTTCCAAAAATATTAAAAGGCTATTTAAAATAA
- a CDS encoding Nif3-like dinuclear metal center hexameric protein, whose amino-acid sequence MKAIEVIELIEEFSPKCLAVFGDNVGVQVGLNLNKKIKKIGMALDPSLEVIEKAKMENIDFLFTHHPILKDPVKNFTGPLYKKLKILTENDIILYSAHTNLDICKNGLNDSLAELFNLKDVKNLYDDGLGRIGNFEGTFNDILKITNENICKNPEIILKKELINKKSIKLAVLSGYGLSQNSIVHVSNLADVYLSGDLTHHSKIIAKELGLTVIDGTHYGTEVYGLKNFFKYLKGILKIPVVSLDF is encoded by the coding sequence ATGAAAGCAATTGAAGTTATAGAGTTAATTGAAGAATTTTCCCCAAAATGCCTTGCAGTTTTTGGGGATAACGTTGGTGTTCAAGTAGGACTTAATTTAAATAAAAAAATCAAAAAAATTGGAATGGCACTTGACCCATCTTTAGAAGTCATAGAAAAAGCAAAAATGGAAAACATTGATTTTTTATTTACCCACCACCCAATTTTAAAAGATCCTGTAAAAAATTTTACAGGCCCACTCTATAAAAAACTAAAAATACTTACTGAAAATGACATTATTCTTTATTCTGCACATACCAACCTTGATATCTGTAAAAATGGTTTAAATGATTCTTTGGCAGAATTATTTAATTTAAAAGACGTTAAAAATTTATATGATGACGGCCTTGGAAGAATAGGAAATTTTGAAGGGACTTTTAATGATATTTTAAAAATTACTAACGAAAACATTTGTAAAAATCCAGAAATCATACTTAAAAAAGAATTAATAAATAAAAAATCAATTAAACTTGCAGTGCTTTCAGGATATGGATTATCTCAAAATTCAATAGTCCATGTTTCAAATCTTGCTGACGTGTACCTTTCAGGGGATTTAACGCACCATTCAAAAATTATCGCAAAGGAACTTGGGTTAACGGTTATTGATGGAACACATTATGGAACCGAAGTTTACGGGCTAAAAAACTTTTTTAAGTATCTAAAAGGAATACTAAAAATTCCTGTAGTCTCGTTGGATTTCTAA
- a CDS encoding HemK2/MTQ2 family protein methyltransferase has protein sequence MIEIIEIKDVKIKTHPKVYVPAEDSELLIENLVDVKNKTVLDVGTGSGIQAINALKNGALMVYGIDINPYAIECAKNNAEINKCDLKKISFKTSDLFKNISGKFDVILFNAPYLPTSNDEKLEKYLNYAFDGGKDGREVIDNFLLGVSDHLNENGVVQILQSSLTDGKKTISLMEKLGFKAEQTGSLKFLFEELQVITGLKK, from the coding sequence ATGATAGAAATTATTGAGATTAAAGATGTTAAAATAAAAACTCATCCAAAAGTGTACGTTCCTGCAGAAGATAGTGAACTTTTAATTGAAAACTTGGTAGATGTAAAAAATAAAACAGTTCTTGATGTTGGAACTGGAAGTGGAATTCAAGCAATTAATGCACTTAAAAATGGGGCTTTAATGGTTTACGGGATAGATATAAACCCTTATGCTATTGAATGTGCCAAAAATAATGCAGAAATAAATAAATGTGATTTAAAAAAAATTTCGTTTAAAACTAGCGATCTATTCAAAAATATTTCTGGAAAATTTGATGTAATTTTATTTAATGCCCCCTACCTTCCAACGTCTAATGATGAAAAACTTGAAAAATACTTAAATTATGCTTTCGATGGTGGAAAAGACGGTCGTGAGGTAATAGATAACTTTTTATTAGGAGTTTCAGATCATTTAAATGAAAATGGAGTAGTACAGATACTTCAGTCTTCATTAACTGATGGTAAAAAGACAATATCTTTAATGGAAAAATTAGGATTTAAGGCAGAACAGACTGGCTCTTTAAAATTTTTATTTGAAGAATTACAGGTAATTACGGGTTTGAAAAAATGA
- a CDS encoding RNA-binding protein, producing the protein MEIKRRYMLKKKELKEIKEDLGKIFDVEKIIPKDAPVEKAVLDLGEIILVDGTPLAMINNGKMFPTLKFLLNTSIENNRVTVDMGAVKFLANGADVMAPGIVDADENIQTGDIVFVVDVMHKKPLSVGEALMDGKVMVEEKKGKAIKTLHFVGDEIWKM; encoded by the coding sequence ATGGAAATTAAAAGAAGATATATGTTGAAAAAAAAAGAATTAAAGGAAATTAAAGAAGACCTTGGAAAAATATTTGATGTTGAAAAAATAATTCCAAAAGATGCACCTGTAGAAAAAGCAGTTTTAGACCTTGGAGAAATTATTCTTGTTGACGGAACCCCCCTTGCAATGATAAATAATGGTAAAATGTTTCCAACATTAAAATTTTTATTAAACACATCTATTGAAAATAATCGAGTAACTGTTGACATGGGTGCTGTAAAATTCCTTGCAAACGGTGCAGATGTAATGGCTCCAGGAATTGTTGATGCAGATGAAAATATTCAGACAGGAGATATTGTATTTGTTGTTGATGTAATGCATAAAAAACCGCTATCCGTTGGAGAAGCACTAATGGATGGAAAAGTAATGGTTGAAGAAAAAAAGGGAAAAGCAATTAAGACCTTGCATTTTGTCGGCGATGAAATCTGGAAAATGTAA
- the cofH gene encoding 7,8-didemethyl-8-hydroxy-5-deazariboflavin synthase subunit CofH: MDLISFKEKDISKKECLELFLDTENFFDILKVADDIRKESVGDTVTYVLNANINFTNVCSGTCKFCAFKTEKEDPNSFFLNPDKVAEKALLARKTGATEVCIQGGLLPEIDTYFQAEILQKVKKITEKYGGIDIHAFSPMEVKSAAENCGLNVKEALKILKDSGLKTMPGTAAEILNDEIRNEICPTKLTTSEWIDVVKTAHKNGIKTTCTMMYGHIEENVHLVEHLSILKEIQKETSGFTEFVPLTFLHENAPLHHIGKVKSGASGILDLKVYAISRIFFKNYLKNIQTSWVKLGIKLSQISLNCGANDVGGTLMEESISKAAGGSFGTCMSEEKLKNMILNVNKIPKKRNTLYELIN; encoded by the coding sequence ATGGACTTAATTTCCTTTAAAGAAAAGGATATTTCAAAAAAAGAGTGCCTAGAATTATTTTTAGATACTGAAAACTTTTTTGATATTTTAAAAGTTGCAGATGATATTAGAAAGGAATCTGTTGGGGATACGGTTACTTACGTCTTAAATGCAAATATAAACTTTACAAACGTTTGCAGTGGAACGTGTAAATTTTGTGCATTTAAAACTGAAAAAGAAGACCCTAACTCATTTTTTTTAAATCCTGATAAGGTTGCAGAAAAAGCACTTTTAGCAAGAAAAACGGGGGCTACTGAAGTATGTATTCAAGGTGGGCTCTTACCAGAAATTGACACATATTTTCAGGCGGAAATTTTACAAAAAGTTAAAAAAATTACTGAAAAATATGGCGGAATTGATATACATGCCTTTTCACCAATGGAAGTTAAATCAGCTGCTGAAAATTGTGGATTAAATGTAAAAGAAGCTTTAAAAATTTTAAAAGATAGCGGGCTTAAAACAATGCCTGGAACCGCTGCAGAAATATTAAATGATGAAATAAGAAACGAAATATGCCCTACAAAACTAACCACATCAGAATGGATAGATGTTGTAAAGACGGCCCATAAAAACGGCATTAAAACAACTTGTACAATGATGTATGGCCATATTGAAGAAAACGTGCATTTAGTAGAACATTTATCAATTTTAAAGGAAATTCAAAAAGAAACTTCTGGATTTACAGAATTCGTTCCTTTAACATTTTTGCATGAAAATGCGCCTCTTCACCATATTGGAAAGGTTAAAAGCGGGGCTTCTGGAATTTTGGATTTAAAAGTTTATGCGATTTCTAGAATATTTTTTAAAAATTACTTAAAAAACATACAGACATCATGGGTAAAATTGGGAATTAAATTAAGCCAAATTTCACTAAATTGCGGTGCTAATGATGTTGGTGGGACACTAATGGAAGAAAGTATTTCAAAGGCTGCCGGAGGGAGCTTTGGAACGTGTATGAGTGAAGAAAAATTGAAAAATATGATTTTAAACGTAAATAAAATCCCAAAAAAGAGAAATACACTTTATGAATTAATTAATTAA
- the cofH gene encoding 5-amino-6-(D-ribitylamino)uracil--L-tyrosine 4-hydroxyphenyl transferase CofH, with product MDLISFKEKDISKKECLELFLDTENFFDILKVADDIRKESVGDTVTYVVNTNIETTNVCIMGCKFCAFGKSKNSLEAFKLNSEEIAKKALLAKKAGFTEVTIHGGIHPDVDTHFQVETLKKVNEVTNPFGGIYVHAYSPQEILNGAEVAGLNVKEALEMLYDAGLRTIPGTAAEILNDSVRNEICPLKMPVNKWIEIIKEAHKIGFKTTSTIMYGHIEQYSHVVEHFSILKEIQKETSVFTEFIPLSYLYENTPLYNLGRVKDGANGLYELKLYAISRIFFKDTIKNIQVPRVKLGTKLSQIILKCGANDLGGTLMEDKVSKAAGSTYEDASTELMENAIKNIGRIPKKRTTLYEIIK from the coding sequence ATGGACTTAATTTCCTTTAAAGAAAAGGATATTTCAAAAAAAGAGTGCCTAGAATTATTTTTAGATACTGAAAACTTTTTTGATATTTTAAAAGTTGCAGATGATATTAGAAAGGAATCTGTTGGGGATACGGTTACTTATGTGGTTAATACAAATATAGAGACTACAAATGTCTGTATAATGGGTTGTAAATTCTGTGCTTTTGGAAAATCAAAAAATAGCTTGGAAGCATTTAAATTAAATTCAGAAGAAATTGCAAAAAAAGCCCTTTTAGCAAAAAAAGCAGGATTTACGGAAGTTACAATTCATGGCGGAATTCATCCTGATGTAGATACTCATTTTCAAGTTGAAACACTAAAAAAAGTAAATGAAGTAACGAACCCGTTTGGTGGAATTTACGTCCATGCATATTCACCACAGGAAATATTAAATGGTGCCGAAGTTGCTGGATTAAATGTAAAAGAAGCGTTAGAAATGCTTTATGACGCAGGTTTAAGAACCATTCCTGGAACCGCTGCTGAAATTCTTAATGACAGCGTTAGAAATGAGATATGTCCTTTAAAAATGCCCGTAAATAAATGGATTGAAATAATTAAGGAAGCCCATAAAATAGGATTTAAAACGACATCAACTATAATGTACGGGCATATTGAACAATACAGTCACGTTGTTGAGCATTTTTCCATTTTAAAGGAAATTCAAAAAGAAACTTCTGTATTTACAGAATTTATTCCGCTTTCATACTTATATGAAAATACGCCACTTTATAATTTGGGCAGGGTTAAAGACGGTGCAAACGGGCTTTACGAATTAAAACTTTATGCAATTTCTAGAATATTTTTTAAAGATACGATTAAAAACATTCAAGTTCCAAGAGTAAAACTTGGAACCAAATTAAGCCAAATTATTCTAAAATGTGGTGCAAACGACCTTGGTGGAACATTGATGGAAGATAAAGTTTCAAAAGCTGCCGGAAGTACCTATGAAGATGCAAGTACTGAATTAATGGAAAATGCAATTAAGAATATAGGCAGAATTCCGAAAAAAAGAACTACACTTTATGAAATAATTAAATAA
- the mer gene encoding 5,10-methylenetetrahydromethanopterin reductase → MKFGIEFVPNEPITKLAYYVKMAEDNGFEYCWITDHYNNRNVYMTLGALAAVTNKIKLGPGVTNPYVRSPAVTASAMATLDELSGGRSVLGIGPGDKATFDALGIEWTKPVGTIIKSIEDMNALMAGKRLSEGAQLAVKPTTKVPIYMGAQGPKMLETAGEIADGVLINASNPKDFEAAVPLIKKGAESKGRSMSEIDVAAYACMSVDKNADKAKQAAIPVVAFIAAGSPPMILERHGIDASKVKAISEALKSGNFGAAFGNVDNTMLEAFALYGTPEEVVEKVKALEKMGVTQIVAGSPIGPNKDTSIKLIGKIIKEFK, encoded by the coding sequence ATGAAATTTGGTATTGAATTCGTCCCAAACGAGCCAATAACAAAGCTCGCATACTACGTTAAAATGGCTGAAGACAACGGCTTTGAATACTGTTGGATTACAGACCACTACAACAACAGAAATGTTTACATGACTTTAGGTGCACTTGCTGCGGTAACTAACAAAATTAAGTTAGGGCCTGGTGTTACAAACCCATACGTAAGAAGCCCAGCAGTTACGGCATCAGCAATGGCTACATTAGATGAACTTTCTGGCGGTAGATCCGTATTAGGTATCGGCCCTGGCGACAAGGCAACATTTGATGCATTAGGTATTGAATGGACAAAGCCAGTTGGAACAATCATAAAATCAATTGAAGACATGAACGCTTTAATGGCGGGAAAAAGGTTATCCGAAGGTGCACAACTTGCAGTTAAACCTACAACAAAAGTTCCAATCTACATGGGTGCACAAGGACCTAAAATGTTAGAAACCGCTGGAGAAATCGCTGACGGTGTGTTAATTAACGCTTCAAACCCAAAAGACTTCGAAGCAGCAGTTCCTTTAATTAAAAAAGGAGCAGAATCAAAAGGAAGAAGCATGTCTGAAATTGACGTTGCAGCATATGCATGCATGTCCGTAGACAAAAACGCAGACAAAGCTAAACAAGCAGCTATCCCAGTAGTGGCATTCATCGCTGCCGGTTCACCTCCTATGATCTTAGAAAGACACGGAATCGACGCTTCAAAAGTTAAAGCAATAAGTGAAGCATTAAAATCCGGAAACTTCGGTGCAGCATTTGGAAATGTAGACAACACAATGTTAGAAGCATTTGCATTATACGGTACACCAGAAGAAGTAGTTGAAAAAGTAAAAGCTCTTGAAAAAATGGGTGTAACACAAATTGTTGCAGGTTCCCCAATTGGGCCAAATAAAGATACAAGCATTAAATTAATCGGAAAAATTATTAAGGAATTTAAATAA
- a CDS encoding DUF2666 domain-containing protein, producing the protein MSEERILFTAKKGKWYVSKKLKIDENTRNVEIARILAGINETISLKIKEFLPFDMQKLEEIADEIYVAKKGKVKEEEVSEALVKLKSPATTKKMNAITESKEGKEILKRILTEIVLERLGFKLHVEAKMIEKFIEKSQ; encoded by the coding sequence ATGTCTGAAGAAAGAATACTTTTTACTGCAAAAAAAGGAAAATGGTACGTTTCTAAAAAACTGAAAATTGATGAAAATACCCGTAATGTAGAAATCGCAAGAATATTAGCAGGAATTAATGAAACAATATCTTTGAAAATAAAGGAATTTTTGCCATTTGATATGCAAAAATTAGAAGAAATTGCTGATGAAATATACGTTGCTAAAAAAGGAAAAGTCAAAGAAGAAGAAGTTTCCGAAGCCCTCGTAAAATTGAAATCGCCAGCAACTACTAAAAAAATGAACGCAATAACCGAGTCAAAAGAAGGAAAAGAAATTTTAAAAAGGATTTTAACCGAAATCGTGCTTGAAAGACTCGGCTTTAAGTTACATGTTGAAGCTAAAATGATTGAAAAATTCATTGAAAAATCACAATAG
- the rpl18a gene encoding 50S ribosomal protein L18Ae: protein MAKIIRIKGKIVGKDEPMVFSKEYNVLKESDALEIMYSDMGSKHSVKRANIQVLEISEISQEEVLDPIVRKTLEMY, encoded by the coding sequence ATGGCAAAAATCATAAGAATAAAAGGAAAAATTGTTGGAAAAGACGAACCTATGGTATTCTCAAAAGAATACAACGTATTAAAAGAAAGTGATGCTTTAGAAATTATGTACTCAGACATGGGTAGCAAACACTCTGTAAAAAGAGCAAACATTCAAGTTTTGGAAATTTCAGAAATTTCACAAGAGGAAGTTTTAGACCCTATTGTAAGAAAGACTCTTGAAATGTATTAA